Within bacterium, the genomic segment TACCATCAAACGGAACGATCTGCGCAATTATCGGATGGAGCCTCCGACGCGCCGGTCGAGCATCCGTTTCAATCCTGCGGAATTTCCCGGGGACCAGCCAAAGGCCTTGCGCCAGACCTCATCGCTCTCCATGCAGAGATAGACCGGCGTCTCCTGGCCGTGCGATTTGATCCATCGGTACATTTTATGGAACATTTCGATGCGCTGCGGCTTGAAGTAGCGGAACTTCAGGTCCGCTCCAGGCAGCAGCTCGCCCAGCGGGATCCGCGACTCGGGGTGGTTTTCGCGGATGATCTCATCGAGGAAGGGGGGATAGCGCAGGGCGCCCAAGCTGATCCAGGCGATGTTCGTGGGCTTGATCCGTGCAAAGATCGCCTCAACGACGGCGCGGTACCCCTCCTCCCAGCCCTCGTGACGGATCATAGGATCGAAATGAAATCCAATCCAGAAGCCGGCCTCCTGGGCTGCCGCCGCAGCGGCAAGACGCGCTGCCAGCGGCGGTGTGTTCGGTTCCTCACTGGCTACCATCGCCGCGGCGTTGACCGACCAGGAGACGACCGTGCGGCGGTTATGGGGCTGGTGGAGAAAATGGGCGGTGTGGGTGTTTTTGCTTTTCAGCTCGATTATGGCATTGCTTTGGCGGCTGAAATAGTCGACCAGATCGCCGCTCCAGGCGGTGAAATGGTCGAACGTCAGGCTGTCGGATAGCTCGCCGGTGCCGATGCGGAAGAACTGGCGTGGGTGCCGTTTGAGGGTATCGTCCAGCTCAGCGAACATGGTCTCGAGATTGCAGTAGAGGGTGGTCATGGGCACATTGAGGTAACCCTGAAGAATGCAATAAGAGCAGCCCAGATCGCATCCGGCGGCGATGTCGAGGTTGTGATAAAGGCAGCAGATATGGCGGGAGGTGCCGGGACAGAGACGCAGGAAGGGACCGCGCTGCCGCGCTAAGAGGATGCTTTTCGGCGGCGGATTGAGCGGCAAGGCTTTCTCATCCTCTACGACGATGCAATCTGCCCCGGGCAGGCGGTCGAGGATGCGCCGGGTCCAGGGGCTCTCGCGAACCGCCTCCTCGATATAGAGGTGTTCGGGCATGAAGGG encodes:
- a CDS encoding DNA photolyase, producing the protein MNHSVCQPFMPEHLYIEEAVRESPWTRRILDRLPGADCIVVEDEKALPLNPPPKSILLARQRGPFLRLCPGTSRHICCLYHNLDIAAGCDLGCSYCILQGYLNVPMTTLYCNLETMFAELDDTLKRHPRQFFRIGTGELSDSLTFDHFTAWSGDLVDYFSRQSNAIIELKSKNTHTAHFLHQPHNRRTVVSWSVNAAAMVASEEPNTPPLAARLAAAAAAQEAGFWIGFHFDPMIRHEGWEEGYRAVVEAIFARIKPTNIAWISLGALRYPPFLDEIIRENHPESRIPLGELLPGADLKFRYFKPQRIEMFHKMYRWIKSHGQETPVYLCMESDEVWRKAFGWSPGNSAGLKRMLDRRVGGSIR